A part of Thermotoga sp. KOL6 genomic DNA contains:
- a CDS encoding inorganic phosphate transporter, with translation MILYLLPALFLGWSLGANDAANIFGPFVGSGLTPYRKATIVASIFVVIGSVVGGGKGLQNIGSLSASDLLASSLSVFSGALTVTIMTKLGIPVSTSQAVVGGIVGANLSTMGIKGVDFTALTKIFIVWLLTPTGALILSLLLYPAFSYVLRKIPNIQTQDKLIKVFAWMFGAYGAFSLGANNVANVTGVFVGKLLNVEQAAILGGISIALGILTYSKNVMMTVGKKLIELDHFTSTVAVLSQAITVWIFSLVGIPVSSSQAIVGAVLGAGYSKGMKLGNKKVLIRILSGWFLTPTISGIFSFILTSILIK, from the coding sequence ATGATACTTTATCTTCTTCCTGCGCTTTTTCTTGGATGGTCACTTGGGGCTAACGATGCTGCGAATATTTTTGGACCTTTTGTAGGATCGGGATTGACACCTTATAGGAAGGCCACCATTGTGGCGTCTATTTTCGTCGTAATTGGATCAGTTGTAGGTGGAGGAAAAGGACTCCAAAACATAGGTTCGCTTAGTGCTTCGGATCTACTTGCTTCTTCCCTTTCTGTATTTTCCGGAGCTCTCACCGTTACAATTATGACTAAACTGGGAATTCCAGTTTCCACATCTCAAGCGGTAGTTGGTGGGATTGTGGGGGCCAATCTTTCAACCATGGGTATAAAAGGTGTTGACTTCACAGCTTTGACAAAGATATTCATTGTTTGGCTTTTAACACCAACAGGTGCGTTGATTTTGAGTCTTTTACTTTATCCGGCCTTTTCATATGTTCTCAGAAAGATACCCAACATACAGACCCAGGATAAACTTATAAAAGTTTTTGCTTGGATGTTTGGGGCGTACGGTGCTTTTTCGCTCGGTGCTAATAATGTGGCGAATGTAACAGGGGTGTTCGTAGGAAAACTTCTCAACGTAGAGCAAGCAGCGATTCTTGGTGGTATAAGTATAGCTCTTGGTATACTCACTTACAGCAAGAACGTCATGATGACCGTTGGAAAAAAATTAATAGAGTTAGATCATTTCACTTCGACCGTAGCAGTTCTTTCTCAGGCTATAACTGTTTGGATCTTCAGTTTGGTGGGGATTCCAGTTTCTTCTTCACAGGCCATTGTTGGTGCGGTTTTAGGAGCAGGATATTCGAAAGGAATGAAGTTAGGAAATAAGAAAGTTTTAATCAGAATTCTGAGTGGTTGGTTTTTGACTCCCACAATTTCTGGTATTTTTTCTTTCATTCTAACCAGTATTCTGATAAAATAA